The stretch of DNA CCGGGTCGGGAAGGTGTTGCTTGAAGATGCTCTGGAGACAGGTAAGATCAAGCCTGACGGCACCCTGATTGAAGCGACTGCAGGCAATGCAGGAATTGGGCTGGCTATGGCGGCACTACACCATGGCATATCGGTTATTTTTGCAGTCCCTGAGAAATTCAGCCAGGAGAAGCAGGAGCTGATGAAGGCCCTTGGTGCAAAAATTGTACACACCCCGACTGAGTTAGGAATGAAGGGAGCCATTGAGAAGAGCATAGAGCTTGCTGCAGAAATTGAAGGCTCTTACCGTCCTGGCCAATTCTCGAATCCGAGTAACCCGCTGGCATATTATAAGACCATGGGGCCGGAGATTTGGAATGATCTTGATGGGAAAGTAGATGTATTTGTGGCAGGAGCCGGCTCTGGCGGTACCTTTATGGGAACTGCGCGTTATTTGAAAGAGCAGAACGCTAAGGTGAAGACCGTGATTGTAGAACCCGAAGGTTCTATTCTTAACGGTGGTCCGTCCGGCCCTCATAAGACGGAAGGAATCGGGATGGAGATGATCCCAGAATTTATGGATACGTCTTATTTCGATGCGATTCATACGATCCGTGATCAGGACGCTTTTGACCGTGTAAAGGAGCTTGCAGCCAGAGAGGGCTTACTGGTCGGGAGTTCTTCGGGTTCCGCGCTGCATGCGGCTTTACTTGAAGCCGAGAAGGCACCGGATGGGGCGTTCATTGTAACCATATTCCCGGACAGCAGTGAACGGTATTTAAGCAAGAAGATTTACGAAGGGGGCATTTAATCGTGAAGCGCAAAACGAAGTTGATTCATGGTGGCATTCAAGGTGATCCGCATACGGGTGCCGTCAGTGTACCTATTTATCAGGTTAGCACTTATAAACAGGAAGAAGTCGGCGTTCATAAAGGCTATGAATATTCCCGTACCGGAAATCCAACAAGGTTCGCTCTCGAAGAATTGATCAAGGATCTGGAAGAGGGAGTGCGCGGATTTGCCTTTGCTTCTGGTATGGCTGCCATAAATGGTGTGTTCACGCTGTTTAACTCCGGTGACCATGTACTCTTAACCGATGATGTGTATGGCGGTACTTATCGTATTGTCAGCAAGGTGTTGAACCGCATGGGCATTAGTGCCACTTTTGTAGATACGACAGATCTGGAAGCGGTAAAGAAGGC from Paenibacillus sp. CAA11 encodes:
- a CDS encoding PLP-dependent cysteine synthase family protein, producing MNVYRNTSELIGNTPLIEINSYHLPRGIRLFAKLEFMNPGGSVKDRVGKVLLEDALETGKIKPDGTLIEATAGNAGIGLAMAALHHGISVIFAVPEKFSQEKQELMKALGAKIVHTPTELGMKGAIEKSIELAAEIEGSYRPGQFSNPSNPLAYYKTMGPEIWNDLDGKVDVFVAGAGSGGTFMGTARYLKEQNAKVKTVIVEPEGSILNGGPSGPHKTEGIGMEMIPEFMDTSYFDAIHTIRDQDAFDRVKELAAREGLLVGSSSGSALHAALLEAEKAPDGAFIVTIFPDSSERYLSKKIYEGGI